TCACAATCATTCTAGTCGAAACCATAAGTTAAATTGTGCTTTGCCGTAAACCAAAATGCATTGTGTCCCAGCTTTTAGCTTTACATACTTAACCAGGAAAATTTGCTCCACTCGAATAGTCCCATGTTATGAATGCTTCCTTTTTACCTTTCGGAAGTTCATTTACTGAATTTACATTGTCATAGCAACCGCAGAATATGGATATCGATGCTCTGTTGAGAGAGATAGTCAAGTCTGAAAAAGATGtcctagaacaaaagaaaaaagcatttgATCCTGCAAAGGATTTGAATGACATGAAAGTGGGCCTGGCTAATTTGGAATGGTACAAGAAGAAATGTGAGAACGACGGCCGGGGTTCTGGTTACTTCAACAGCTTCAAGAACAAAATGGCTACGTGTGACTATGAAGCTGTTAAGTTTATGAAAAAGCTCACTGATTACTGGGAACAAGTGGTGGAAGACGCGGAGAAGAGGCCTCAGAGAGAGGGAGCACCGTTTCGGAATCGCTGACTTTTTGGAGGAACAAACTATCAGAGGTTGGTCGAACCGCTCCACATAGCTGAGTACTATAAATGGGCCAAAAGAGGTTACATATCTCAAGGGAGATCCAAGCACTTCAAGCTATTGAAAGAGTGGTTGGACAAACATCCGGAACAGCCAGCAAAGTGTTTCCCTAACGATTcgaaatgaagaaaatcatttCCGTGCTTCTGGGCACATGTGGAGGAGGCGCAAATATCGTGCAGGTTGTTGAACAGCAGAGGATCGAACAGAACAGAAATAGCAAAATTGTTGAACAGCACAGGATTCGTACTGCTgctgctactgctgctgctCCTGCTGATGCTCCAAATGATCAGAGCAACTCGCTGTTTTCATGACAGATGGCGACTGGTACCGGTATAAATCAGGTATCCCAGTATTTAAATGTAAATCATAGTGTATCATAAGAGCAAGAATGAGGGTGGTTTGCTTGAATTGATTCGGATTGGTCATCGCGAGTTCAAAAATTTGGTTCGGAAGGCATAATATATGTTTTTAAAGCCTTTATGTTTTTTCCACTTCTGGAATTACTCATATGTTTGTTCCTTCAGTGCTGGTTCCTACTCGGTAGAAAATAATTATCACAAGACTATAATAAAAACGAGCAATTTTAACCAAAACagcataggaaaaaaaaagcaaaagaaaaaagattgctGCCACTTTATTGAGCATTTTTAATGCTTTATTATCAAGAGGCCTCTCTTGTTGAAGCGGAGAGATTGACTGAATCATGCCAGACACAATTTAAGATGAgccaacaatctctccctaaGTCCACTGGAATTGATTAGTCAATTTCCAACTTGTGCTTTACAAGGATCGTCACATTTATCATCGTTTTGGCTTCTGACAGATGCTTTAATAGCTTCCGGGCATGGAGTTGAACTTGAAGACTCTAGGGGCCAAGAGCTCCGTCCTTCTCTTGTCGACCGCATTCTCGACATCTTCCAGCCATTTCCCGAATACCACAAAATCGTTAAAGCTAAAGTTTTTGAATCGCAGGGGCTTAATATCGCTCATCTCTTTAGCTCCTTCCATTCCAGCTTTCAGTTGCTCGAGCACATCGACATATTGTTTGTTCAGTTTTTCTAGGATCTGCTGTCTGTCAGTTTGAGCCTGTTGAGTAGCATCAATACAAGCCATCTTTGGATGCTCACGCTTATCCACGGTCGCATCCACAGACGGGTGACCAAAATAAAAAGGCTTGCCTCTCGGAGAGAGAACGATAACGGCCATCTCAATAGCACAAAAAGCATATAATTCACTCGCCTTCTTCAATAGCCCCGGTCGGCGTTTTGAGGAGGTAGCCTGTCGAGCATTGGCACCCTCCTTCGTCATCATTGCTGGAGTTGTTTTGCCCTCTATGGCGCTCACTGGAAACTCAATATAAATTCAACTGATATGGTGGAACAGTGAAAAAATGTGACCATTTATAAGATTTCACAGGCCAAAATAATTCATGACTCGTCTTTGATTGGCAACTTTTCGGCTTTCCATATATTAACATACCTCGTAGAGTGGTTTAATGATAAGCGCGTCGTTTTCCGTCTAATGAACCAATGTACATTCATGTTAGTATGTCTATATGTTGTAGCTAGTAATGTCAATTACTAGATCATAATGTACATGGATAAGAATCCAAAATAGACTTCTTCAACGGCTACTCAgctaaagaaggaaaacaatCCCGCGGTGCAATTAGTACtccagaaattttttttcatgcccccctAAATTTTGAGATTGATGTATGATAAGTCCCTAGATCTCAAATGTGTTGTTATAATtctttgaatttggattttggTGCACCTATTAACCCTTTCCCGTTAGCATATACCGCACAtgtaccttttttttccttttttcttttttcttttttgctattGGGAGAAGGGTTTAAAATGCTTAAGCTTCGGACAATCTTATATCTCTCTCATGTCTTGACAGTAATTACTATGCTAATATTTGCTTCGAAGGTATAGATTGTGAATTTATAAAGTAGTACGGTTGTGTTTGTATTATATTTGCTCATGCGGAATGCTGCTCAGTGTAAGTGTGTAGTAGCTGCCTCCTCCCTATGGTGTTATTCCCTTTCGTTTATTATTTACACAGTAGGAAgacaaaagttatttttaacaatttgtaaAATCATAATATACCTGGATGggatgatttgatttttatagaCCTCTCAAAGAGcttacttaaaaagaaaaggcaacaaCTTAACTCtaaaaaaaaggcaatttttACAATCTTGTTATTTTTACCCGTCGTGTTTAGAGGATTTCgatcatttttttgtcaaattccTACAAGTGGCGCTTGTTAATAAGTGCCCTAGGCACATGTTAATCATATCGATAAGAAAATGTGTTTACGTATGATGCACTGATTACATATAACGCGAGAAAAACAACTTATTATAAATAACAATCTCCCTCAATCGAAATATTTAATAGCAGCACTTACTCCGTGTTTTTAGGTGCTCGGCATTCTCAATGTTCTTTAGAAGTCGTGATGCTTGTGTGCACATACAAGAGCAAACATATATTCATAGGGCGCAAATTAACTCACTCTTTGCTTTATGAAATTGATTGTAATGAATATGTTTCGCTAACACATGATATAGAGCCATCCACAATACAATGTGGCACGGCTTTTGTCTACAGGTTTTTGCATATGACAACAAGTTCTTACATGGAGATTGAACTCACTTGAAGTGTCGTAACATTTAGTTTTTCCATAGACTTTATCCTTTGACATATATGTAAGCACATTCTCAAGAGATCACCCATTCTAAGAGTGCTCCTGCCTGAGCACGCTTAACATAGGAATTAAGTATTGTCATTACATCAAAAGCACTTATATGAGTTAATTTCATTGTTAACATATATGTTTTAAAATTGCTTTCCTCACGTTCAATATATAATGGTTCAATTTTGTTCCATTCGCTATCCTAGAATATTGTCACGTGTCACTACTTGTTAAGCCCTCTGCCCTGGCAACTATTTTCTGCTCTCACCAGATCTGGTTGGTACacgttttgtatttttttttttttttttgagcaaaggTACACGTTTTGTATAAAGCGATGGTTTTCACA
Above is a window of Eucalyptus grandis isolate ANBG69807.140 chromosome 9, ASM1654582v1, whole genome shotgun sequence DNA encoding:
- the LOC120288510 gene encoding agamous-like MADS-box protein AGL62, which produces MTKEGANARQATSSKRRPGLLKKASELYAFCAIEMAVIVLSPRGKPFYFGHPSVDATVDKREHPKMACIDATQQAQTDRQQILEKLNKQYVDVLEQLKAGMEGAKEMSDIKPLRFKNFSFNDFVVFGKWLEDVENAVDKRRTELLAPRVFKFNSMPGSY